TCCGAGAAGCCAAGGCGGCGCTGCTCCAGCGCCAGCCCGGCAGAGCACACCTACAGAACCGGGACCGCGAGGGCGGCCTCCCGCTAACACCCCCGGACCGTCGAGCCCGCAACCTCCGAAACCCCAGCCACCAAGAATTGACCCTCCGAAGGGAGGCACCCCTCATGTCTGAAGACGGGCGCGCGTTGGAAGCTGTCAAATTCCCAAGGTACGAACGCCGAGGCTTCTTCCTCGGGCTCAAGTGGTACCAGTTGCTCATCGTCGCCGGGGGAGTTGCCGTCGCCATCGTTGCCTCGGCGAGCCACGGTCCAGTCGGGTTGTTCACCACTGGGCCCATCTGGCTTGCGCTCATTCTGCTCGGTATCCTGCAGTACTCCCGTGTCCCATATCCAGTCTGGGCACAACAGATCGCGACGTTCTTTTATCGCGCAGCTGCGGGCCAGACGAGGTTTCTCGCAAAGCCTGAAGCTCCACGCCTCGTAAGCCGACTTGCCCTTCCGGGTGGGTTGGGCAGTCTGGAGATTCGAACGACCGTCCGTGGGGAATGCTTCCTGGTCGATGGACACGGCAAGGAGGTAATCGCGGTGCTGCGGTGCAGTACGCGGTCGTTCGCTCTCCTGGATGCTGACGATAAAGCGTGGGCAGTCCAGGCTTGGTCACGCGTTCAGGCCGGCATGGCCCAACGGCAAAGCGTTGCCCGCATCGCCATCCAGGACTACACGGTGCCCTACCCGTCATCGTCCCTCTGGGACTTCTACAGGGAGAATGCTCTGCCGGCGCGAGACAAGGAAGACTCTGGATGGGGTCAACGTGCATACGAGGACTTACTGGGGGCCGCCGGCTAAGCCATGAGCCATGAGCTGGTCGTCGCGGTTGTCCTGGACACGAGCAAGGCGCGACGGCGGATCAGGGAGTCGGGCGGGGGCGTCACCGGCCTTGAACACGTCCTGCGGCTCGAAGTCGATGCGATACGAACGTCGCTGGGTACTCACAACGTCAAAGTCGAGGAATGGTTCGGCGAGGCGGGGTTGCTTGCCATCATTCGCGGCGCTTTCGATCCTGCCCTTTTGCCCGACGGCAAAGCGATGGCCGCGACAGCTTCGGCGTCGAGTGCACCAGCGGCAGAGTCTACGGATGATCTCACGAGACGCGGCCCGATGGGCGTTGAGGAGCACTGGACGTACTTGCGGACGGATTCCGGCTTCCACCAGACCTTTTGGATTGCTGAATGGCCGCGGCAGAAAGTTTTCCCGGGCTTCCTCCACCCTCTGATCTATGTGGGCGAATTCCGCCACACCTTCACCGAGGTTATTCGGGCGGTACCTACTGCTGAAGCCCTTCGCGACATCCGTTCAGCCCAGGAAGCCCATGAGACCCGTCGCCGCATCAACGCGCGCTTCGACAGGCCGCTCACGCGTGAGCAAAGGGCCGAGGAAGAAGAGGTGACACAGAGGGAGGAAGAGATTGTCGCCGGTCACGGTGACGTCCGTCCGGCCGCGTACATGACCGTGACAGCGACTTCACTGGAGGACTTGGCGCGGCACCGCCTGGAGCTTGAGTCCGCCGCCGCCGGAGCATTCGTGGAACTGCGCCTTCTGTACGGACAGCAGTGGGCGGCCTTTGTGGCCAGCGGCCTGCCACTGGGAAGAGGACTGCGATGAAAACGACCAGGGCCACTTTCGAATACCTTCCATCTGACAAGAACTGGAACGAGCGGAAAGCACGACGCCGGCCGGCACCGCAGGAGTCCGGGCGGGCGAGTGCTCCGTCGGAGCATGAACAGCCGGGACTTCAGAAGTTTCGCTTGACGGGCGATTGGGGGAGTAGAGAACCGAACTCGCTCCGGGGCCCGCACCGGTTACGTCCAGCGCCGCACCGCGCCTCCACCATGACTTTCGCGGCCGCTTACCCTTTTCTTACCGAATCGGGGCTGGGGCATGAAGGCACCTACATCGGAACCGACGTCTTTGGGTCAGGAGCCTTCTCCTACGATCCCTGGATCCTTTACGACAAAGGGATCATCAGCGGCCCATCCATCGTCGTAATCGGAACCGTCGGCACAGGCAAATCGATGTGCGGCAAGTCGCTCGTGGCGCGGTCCATTACGTTGGGCAGGAAAGCCGCCGTCGCCTCTGATCCCAAGGGTGAGTGGGTCGCCGTCGCCAAAGCTGTCGGTGGCAAAGTCATCTCCGTTGGTCCCGGCCGTCCCGCACGAGTGAACCCGCTTGATGCGGGGCCGCGGTCGAGCGCCCTCACTGAAGCACAGTGGCAGGCTGTTGTTCGCCAGCGGCGCCGGTATCTCCTGGTGGCACTTGTCTCCCTCATGCGTCAAGGAATGCCGCTCCGACCCGTCGAGCACACGGCCTTGGATATCGCCCTCATGGAAACAATGGCGGAAAACTCCAACCCCACGCTGCCCATGGTGCTTGACCATTTGCTGCGACCGTCGAAGGAGATGGTAGCTCTCGTCGGGGTCGAGGGCGGAACCGCCGTCAGCCATTCCCTTAGACGCACGGTGTCCGGTGATCTCGAGGGCATGTTTGATGCTCCGTCCACCGTAGCCTTCGACGCGGACGCCCCAATGATGGTGATGGACACTTCGGCGCTCATTGGGGCTTCGGAGCAAGCCCTGTCATTAGCGGCCGCTTGCGGCGCTACCTGGCTGGAGGCGGCGATCACCAATCCCGACGGCGGCAAGCGCCTTGTCGTCTACGACGAAGGTTGGCGGATGCTCGCTGATCCTTACATGCTGGCGAAGATGAGCGAACAGTGGCGTTTGGCCAGAACTTACGGCATCGCCAACCTGCTGATTATGCATAAAGTCGCTGACCTCAACGAGATTGGTGACAGCACCAGCGGACATCGGCAGAAAGCCCTGGGTCTCCTCACCGAAGCCGACACCAGGATCATCTACCGCCAGAAGCACGACGCAATGCGGCTTACCAAGGAAGCGCTGGGCCTTACCGAAGCCGAGTGCGAGCACGTTGAGAATCTTCCGAAGGGCGTCGGTCTCTGGAAGGTCGGCAACCGCTCCTTCATCGTTGCCAACCGGGTGACAACGGACGAGTTGGACGTTTTCGGGACTGACGGCAGGATGCTGTGAGACAGCCAGTGAGTTCCCGGGCTGCCATCGACAATCCGCTCTGCACCGCTGCTCTCGTTGGAGCGGCGGCTTACGTATGTCTCTGCGCGTTGGTGCAGGCCGCGGCGCAGCTCGCGACCTCTTGGCACTGCGGCGCCTTGCCGCCGTCGCCCTTCAACCCGGGTGCCGTCGTCGGACTTTTGGCCAACAGGATGGACTGGATAGTCATCCGCAGTGGGGACTGCGCAGTCGGCACGGACAGCGTTTGGTGGATCTTGGCTCCGGCCCTGCTGCTGGTCGGAGCGCTCGCCGTGGCTGCGCTGGTTGCGTGGAGGCGGTGGAAGCAATCGGGGGCATGGCTCCGGCAGGACATCCTGAACCGGGACGGCGTTGCCCGTCGCGCCGAAATCGTCCACGACTTTGGGGCGAGGGCGGTGCAGAAGCGGGGGAAGTTCACGCGCCCGGGACTGGTGAAGCCTTCGGTGCAGGATCTGTCCTGGACCCTGGGTCGATCCCGCGGCGTCACGGTCCACGTTTCCACTGAAGAATCGATGGTGATCCAGGGTGCTCCCCGGTCCGGCAAGGGCCTCTACGTGGTCATCAACGCGATCCTCGACGCGCCCGGTGCCGTCGTAACGACGTCTACGCGGGCTGACAACCTTGTAGTGACCATGAAGGCAAGGGCTTCTGACGGGCGCCCGGTGACGGTGTTCGATCCCCAAGGCATGTCAGGCTTGCCGTCGTCCCTCCGCTGGTCACCGGTGCGGGGATGTGAGGACCCGGACGTTGCCACCCGGCGAGCGCTGGTCATTACCGCGGACACGGAGATGAAGGGCGAAAACGCTGCGTGGCAGAAGCGCTCGCTGATCGTCCTCCAATGCCTGCTCCATGCTGCTGCCCTGTCCGGCGAGGGAGTGGCTGCATTCCGACGCTGGTCCTCCAGCCCTGTGCTTGCCCGGGAAGCGCTGGAAGTCCTGGGCACGCCAGGCGCGGCGCTTGGTTGGCAGTCAGACCTGATGGGAATCCTGGAAGACGACCCGCGGAATACCTCGAACTCCTGGATCGGTGTCTCGGCAGCGGTTGCCCCGCTGTCTTCACCGAAGGTTTTGGCTGCACTGAACCCGCAGGATGAGTCCGAGGAGTTTGATCCGAAGGCGTTCATTCGGGAACGGGGCACGCTCTATTTGATCGGCACGCGCGCAGGCGCGGCTGCTGCCGGTCCATACCTGTCCGCCCTGATCGACGACATTGACAGCGCGGCACGCGAAATGGCGTTCGTTTCGCCAGGCGGCAGGCTTGAGCCGCCGCTGTCCCTCATACTCGATGAGATCGCCAACCTGGCTCCCTGGCCGGGCCTCCCCGTGGCGCTGGCTGATGGCGGCGGCATCGGCATCTCCACCCTCGTCGTCCTCCAATCCCTTTCTCAGGCCCGTTCGGGCTGGTCCATCGATGAAGCGTCAACAATATGGGACTCCGCCATCATTAAGGTGATTTTCGGAGGCGGATCTGACGAACACGACCTCCGATCGCTCGCCGGTCTGCTCGGCGAGCGCAGCTTGACGCTCACCACGCGTTCCTGGTCGTCACAGGGCCGGCAGGACGGCGAACAGCTTCGCGACCGTCCGGTGATCGCCTTGGACGAGATTCGACGCCTCCCAGCTGGCACCGCACTCATGCTGGGTCGGCGCACGCGGCCTATTCTGTTGGATCTCCTGGAATGGCACAAGCGCAAGGACGCCGGGGAACTGCGCCGCCTGAAGGCTGAGATGGAGCGCCTGTTGGCCGACGGGCACAAGCAGCGTCAACAGAAGACCGAAGGGGCTCCTGATGCATAGCCGTGACAACGTCGACGAGTTTGATGTTCCCTCCTCGGGTTCCTTTGGGGACGACGAGATTACTGCACAACTTTTCAGGTCGGCATTTGCCGGACAGGCTGGGCCCAAGTCCGTGACCCGCCGCTGGCGGGAGATGACGACCGAGCAATCACAGGAGGCATGGCGATCGCTATTTGCGTGGGTGCGATGGCTCGTGGCCACCTACCAACTGACGACGTCGGTCGTCCCGGACTGCTGGTGGCGTCACCCTGAGATCGTGGCTGAGTTGTACGCGCTTCACCGCGCGGAGTTGGCCTCCTACACAACGGACGATCCTGGCTTCGGGCCGCTCGCCTTCCATGAAAGGCTCCCACACGCAGTCGAACGTCTTAGGACGCACACCAGGGCGGCCGGATGCGTAGGACTGCAGGCACACAAGGATCCCGCACCGCGCATGCTTGCGAACGACGATCCGGCCTTCCTCGACTGGTGCAAGGCGGCCCATCAATTGGTTCCCGAATTCTGAGTCATGTCGCTCCAATGACCTGGTCGCCATGAACTGGTGTCTGCGCAGCTGAGCTGCGGTCCAAGAAACAGAAGGGTGGCTGTCGTGGCCGCTGCACCCGAAGTTCCGTCAAGCCCCTCCGCTGGCCCGAACTCCCCGTTGGAGCCTCAGCGACTGGCGCCCGAGGAACGTGTTGCTGCCTTGATGGACGGACTGCACTCGATTCTTGAAAAGGCTGTCGAGTCGCCATCACATTGGCAGGTTCTCCTTGACGCTTCCGCCAGCCTGTGGCGCTATTCCGGCGGGAACGTTGCCCTGCTGATGATGCAGATGGCACAGCGCGGTACCGACGAGCCCACGCTCGTGGCGGGCTTCAAGGAATGGGAGCGGCACGGGCGGAATGTTCTTCGTGGTGAGCATGCCTTGTGGGTGATTGCGCCAAGGACGGCCCGCGTTCAACAGGTGCTCTTGCCGGACGGCACGCGTCACCGCATCCCTGTTGGCGACAAGGCTCCCAACGGCGCCGTTGACGAGGGGAAGAAGACGCTCATCACTGGCTGGCGGGGCCAGGCTGTCTTCGACGTCTCCCAGACCGAGGGTACCCCGCTGCTGGTTCCTCGATCAGCTGGGCTCACGTCAGTCGAGGTGCCGCGGCTGTGGGAGTCGCTGGCTGGAGTTGCCCGCGCTCACGGCTTCTCAGTGCAAGTCACGGACTCGCAGTTCGGGCTCACAAGCGGCTTCACGGACTTTGCCCAGCATCGCGTTCAGGTGGGTGGCTGGCTGAACTCAGAGGAACGCGCAGCGGTGCTCGCGCATGAGCTCGGGCACGTTTTGCTCCACGGCCCGAACGACAATGTGGGCAAGTTGTATGGAAGCAGCGTGGACCACCGCGGGCTGGCCGAAGTCGAGGCGGAGTCAGTGGCCTACACGGTGCTTAAGGCGCACGGAATTGATAGAGGGCCTCAATCAGCAAGCTATCTGTCGGGCTGGGCTGATGCAGTTATCGAAGCGGAGCAGTCAGCAGCCGGAGCTACGTCGCGGAAGCCCGCCTCACGCGTGGATATTGCCAAATCAGTGCTTGGCCGGGTGACGGCCGCAAGTAAGGAAATTCTCGAAGTGACCGATCCGCCAGGACTGGGCGGGAAGGTTCCGGCTGCGGAAGCCTCCCTGCGGGTTGAAGGCCAGCAAACATTCGCGGGCGTGAAGCCGGCAGAGGGACCGCCGCAGGGCTTGGAAATGTCTGGCCCGTGAGGCCAGTCGATAAAGCGTTGGATGGGAAAGCCCCGTCCGCGAAGGAAGGACGCACGATATGAGCACCAAGATACCGATCAATATCGCCGGCAACCTCGTGGCAGATCCGGATCTGACCTACGGTGAGTCGGGGGTAGCCCACGCCAAGCTCCGCGTTGCGGTGAACCAGCGGGTCCAAGGTCCAGACGGATCCTGGCATGACGGGGAACCTGTTTTTCACAACGTCTCCGCGTTCCGGGCGCTCGCCGAGAATGCCTCCAATTCGCTGAAGAAGGGCGACCCCGTCACCGTTTCGGGTGAGCTGGAATTCCGTTCATTCGAAAAGGATGGGGAGCGGCGCGAGGCTCGTCGCATCGTCGCCGAGACCATTGGCCCGGACCTTCGCTTCGGTACCGCTGCATACCAGCGTTCTGCGCGTGCCGCTGGGCCGGGCGCTTCACCAGAGGCAGGCCTGCAGGCGGCGCCGGAGCCCGCCTACAACATCGCAACCAAGGGGCCGGTGTCGGTATCCCCTTTCGGCGAGCCGGCGCGGAATGAGGTTAGTCTCTGACCCTGCGCCGTTGGGTGGGGCTGCTGAGCTTGCCCCCTAGCGAGACATGGCAATGGCCTGGTACTTCCGTGGAGGACCAGGCCATTGCCATGCTGTCTCGCTGATGGACCGAGGTGCCTGCTACAGCCGCGAACTGCCCTTCCACTCGTCCGGTTCCACCCGCTTGATGCTCGAAGAGTGAGCCCAACCCATGTGGTACTTGCCGGAGGAATCCAGCCACTCGATGAGACCGTACTTGTGGGTCCAGCCGACGGCCCTGCCATAGATTCCGCCGACATACACCAACGGTAAGCCGTACTTCGGGAAGTCCCGAATAGGCGCCGGATCATCTATTGGACGGCTCGACTCAGCTTCCATCCGGGCCATCATGCGCTCGAGGTCTTCAGGCGAGCCGGATTTGATCACGCAAATAACTATAGAACACATGTTCGAATGCGGACTGCCGGGGAGCGGTCAGCGAGAGGAGCTTCGGGTATTGGGTGCATTCAGTGCGGATGGCGTTACGGCACTCACGGGACGCCCTTCGGCAGGTGCCCAAGCCAAGCAGTCGATCGCCTGAATGAAGTACGTGTCCGGCCATGGCGCGCCAGGCATAACCTGGGCAGGGTCCGGGGAGATAAGCAGGACCGATCCGGGCCAGATGGGTTCCGGCAGCGACTCCAGCCAGGCCCGCTGAGTATGGTTGAAACGGTTCCACCGGATTGTGACCCATGAGCCCGTGGGTTGTACTGCGTCAACGCTTACCAGCGTCACCTCCGCTGTTGTGCGGCCGAGCGCTCTGGCATCGCTGAAGGATCTCCACTGTTCCGTCGCCTGTTCCAGCCAGGCACGCCGTTGCGTGGTCCGTCGCCGCCATTGCCATCCGGTAAGCAGTGCAGCCGCGAGCAGCGTGGCCCCGCCCATTGACTTTGCAAAGAAAGGGATGCCGGCGGAGGGTAGGAGAACCAGAGAGAGGGCAGCCGCGGATAGAACAACCGCGCTGGCCAGTACCAACCCGGCTGTCGCAACTCTCGGTTTCACCGCTGGGTTCACGACCAATGTTTTGCCTCTTCAACCAGCTTAGATCTGCCAGCCGGAACTCGTAAGGACGACTTGCTGCGACCGGTGCACGTCAGATGGGCTCATCGCTGGGTGAGGGGCGGCCTGACAGCTTCCGGCGCTTTCAATTGCTTCCTGAATTTCTTCCCGCTGCTGCAACTGTTCCCACTCGTAGTCCGCCGGGGGAGCTCCCAATGGCAGGTGGGAATCGTAGATTCCCCATCTGTCCCTGAACAGGGCAACGTCGCGAATCAGTCCGCCCAAGGATTCTGTCGCACCCACGGCGGCAGTCAGCTCGTCCTTCCACGGAACATCCTGCGTCAGGGCAGCCCAGGCGACGGATTCCATCCTTTGCCGAATGCGTTCGCGGACCTGGACGATCATGTCTGCCAACTCGGGTCCCAGCGCAGAGAACGATTCGCGCAAAGGGCCTATCGCCGACGTGGGTGTTCCTTTTGTGTAGCGACGAAGCCGCGCGCTGAGGAGGGCCATCGGGTCGTGCACTGAATGGCCGTCCTGCACGGTCCGCTCCATGATGCGCTCTGCGCCGTGAAGGCCGACCGCTGTAGCTTTTCGCCAGGCGGCAACTGCAGCGCCCCACGACGGTGACGCGCTTAGTTCCTGCACTGCGAGCGGGGCACGCTTTCCCAGACAGCGTCTGAGGTCCTCACCGGCAGCAATCTGCGCGAGGTAATCGTACTCGGCAGACAGCCGTTCAAGGTTGTCCGCCTTCCTGCTCTCTGCTTCGCGGACCTCGTGGGCAGTCCGCTCGGCACCTTCTGCGGCTAATATCTCAGCGAGGATGCTGCGCCACGACAGCTGCTGCGAGGGGTCGATGGCTTGGTGTTCTGAGTCGTCGCCCTGGCTGACATATGCTGCGTTCTCGGACCGGCCGCGCGTCATGCTCACGTAGAGCAGCTCGCGGGTCAACCGGCCTTGTGTGACCACTGTGTGCCCGGTATCGACCGTAAGGCCTTGGGATCGGTGAGCGGTAGTAGCGTAGCCGAGCTCAACGGACGTCTCAAGATAGGCCCTGGGGAGTACGACGCTCGCTCCGGTCTCCCGCCGCACTGCGAGAACTGAGCCGTCGTGCCTATTGACCGCTCGGACGTCGAACATCGTGCCGTTTCGGACAAATTCGCCTTGACTGTCGATGAGTCGGCGATTGTTTCCGCGGGCGATGATGGTGTCACCGGAACCGGCCTGCAAGCCGTCGGTGAGTTGAGTTGCAAGCTCTGCGTCTACAACTCCCTGGGACACCAGGTCTGCTCGGGCGCGTTCGTTGAGCATGTTCACGGTCTCGTTGTCTGCGGCGATCAGGATGGACGACTTACCCGACCGCATGTCGGCCTGCCATGCAAGATACGCCTGGTCCAGCATGCTTAGGTAGGAACCGTGCCGGATCCGCCGATGCTGCTCGTAGTCCTCGATCGCCGAGTAGTCTCCCGCCCTCAGCTTGAGGGACGAAGTGCGCTCCCACACCTCATTGAATCTCCAAATGGTGCTAAGGGGCGTCGTCAGTCGCTGGCGGTCCAGCCAGCCGAGGACGCCGCCAGCGTCGATTGCGTCCAACTGGCCTGGGTCACCCACCAGAAGGATTTTCGCGCCGGCTTCCTTTGCTTGTTGCACGAGTGCAGCAAGCTGGAAGGTGGACACCATGGACGCTTCGTCAATGATGACGAGTTGATTCGGGTGGAAGCGCCACCGCTGGTGAGTCGCGGCGAGCCGGGCAGCTTCCTGGGCAAATGCAATGCTCCGGCGGTCGCTGTACTTGGACGAACTCAGGAGTTCCTGAACGTGAAAAAAGCGCCCAGCCCGGGTGGCCGCACCGTGTCCCATCGACTCGTGCAGCCACTTGGTAACGTTCTCGGTGACCATGCGAAGTTCCTGGCCCAGCACCTCTGCGCTCGCCGCAGCAGGGGCCAGCCCGACGACACTTCCGGGCCCATACTCTGCCTCCCAAACCGCCTTCACGGCCCCCAAAGTGGTGGTTTTTCCCGTTCCTGCCGGCCCGACGATGGCGTCCAGTCGGTTTCCGCTGAGGACGACGTCGGCAACGGCCGTGCGCTGATCGGCATGCAGCCTCGGCACCCGCAGCTGGGGGCCACTGTCCAGCGAGTCCATGATGACGGCTGGGCGGACAGTCGGTCCGCCGCCATCCTTCCTTGCTGTCAAGATGGCGTCCTCGCAAGCGAGTGTTGATGCGTCTGTGTAGAGGCGTGACCCATGGAAGTCGAAAACGCTCCGGTGATTGAGCTGCAAGTCCGGGCCAGCGTTGGATGGAAGGGAATAGCGGTAGTCGTTCAACGGCACTGATTGTTGTTCGGCAGCGGTGGCGACTGCGTCTATCAGGGCGGCCCGGTCTGAGGGCGTGCGACAGCGGATTTGGGCGCAGACTCTTTCCGCTTCGGCGAGCAGGTTCCAGCGGTTCCAGGTTGAGCGTTTTCCGGCAACCCGTTCCCTGGCGATGGTCGCGGCAGCGGAGGTCCAGTCGGGAGTGAAGTCCAGGACGGCAAAAGGGGCGACGCGGGAGCGGTTGATGGTGTGGGCGAGGACGTCAGATGGCTGAAAACCTTTGGCAATTGCTCGAGCCTGCCATTGTTCAGAGAGCTGGTGCAGTGGTGTGGGACTCTCGGGCTTCGGGGCGCGAGTAGAAAGGGTTGCCTGCTGGCGGAGTTTGATGGTGGTCGTAGCCGATGGAGTCTGGTCGTGATCCTTGGTCCACGCTGCCACAAGACGATCAGTTTCCAGGTCGATGAGGCGGGAGCGATTGGAGAATTCGCGGATGAGTTCTTCATCGATCCCGCTGAGCTGTTGGCTGGGGTTGTGCGTTGTGGTGAGGGGAGTGCGGATCTCGGGGTCGCACCCAAGGTCCCGTTGGAGGGCGTCGAACAGCAGGCCGTTGTAGTGTTCGCTCGCCGCGACCGCTGCTTTGTACAGAGCCCGGGAGTCGAGGGTGACCCAGGCTCCGTCGGTGACACGTTGTGTGCGGTTGGCGATAACCAGGTGGGTGTGGAGCTGCGGATCCCCGGTTCGTGACTCCCAGTGGTCGAACGCGGCGGCAACAGCTCCTTGCGTGCCGATATGGGCGACTCCGTTACGGTAAGCCCTTGTGTGGATGACGTTCTTTTCCAGCCACGCAAGGGTCGCCTCGACCGCTTCGTGGTGGGTTCGCAGGATCTGCTGCTGCTTGCTGTGTGGGCTCAGCGCCCAGAGTACGGACACCGACTTTGGCACGCTGAACGTCAGGTCGAAGCCAATGACCGCATGCCGTTGAGCTGATTGGCCGGTCTTGTTCTCGACAGCGGCAGATTGGGCGTGCGGCCTGCCCAGGGGAGTGCCGGTCAGCGGATGCACCGCCATGTCAAATACCGCTCTTGCGTCGGTTTCCGTGACGGCGTCACCCAGCGTCTTACTGATGCCGTTTAGTCCGCCGCCAATCCAACGCCCCTGGGGTGTGCCCGCCTTCATGTAGTACGTGGTGGGGTCCGGGGGAGAACCGGAAAAGTCATCCATCATCGTTGTCTTGAACAGGTAGCGCAGACCCGACCGGGCAGACAGACGTGCGATAGACATGGTCACAGTCGGGGCGCCCCTGCCTGCTGTTTGCTTGGATCCCAACCCCGCCGGCGGAGGATGTCCAAGGTTCGGACGTCAAGAGCCACTCCCTTGGCACGGGAGATTGAGACAAGCAAGGCCGCGGTGTGCGCCAGGTCCTGCACATTAGTCCGTTGAGCTCGTTTAAGGCGTGCGACCTCCGACTGGAGGAGGTTGATGCTCAGCCGCTGTTCCGAACTCTCGGCTTCGAGCCGGTCGATCTCTGCGGCTTGAGAGCGGAGCTTGGACTGAACCACTTGGCGTTGGTGCTCGCAGGATATCCTCTCGGACTCCAGGCGACGCTTCGTAGCCTGCAACTGCGCTTTGAGGTGCGGCGAGCTCAAAGTTGTTGCCGTCACTGTAGAAGGTCGAATTGTGGCTCGGTGGCGACGACTCCGGTGCCTGTTCGCGCAACGTTGGGAGCAGAACCGGTGGCTCCTCCGCGTCGCTTCGAAAGTGGTACGGCACTCTTCGCAATTCTTCTGGTTCACGTTGATTCATCAGCGAGGCTCAGCGGGGCGACATGACTGGCCGTGACAGCATCTAACGCTGGCGCCTTGGATGCCAGAGGTGTGAGGGCTGGATTCTAACGAGGAAGGTGGGGCGTGGAGCGGCTCTCGAGTAAGAGCTCGGCGCGTTCGACTACCGACAAGTGGTGTTCGTTGAGGCGCTCGCGGGCTAGGGGACTCGCCAATTCACAGTCTAGGATTTCGACTAGATGCCGGTGAAGCTGGGCTTCCGCGTGGCGGGAGAAGAACACGAGTAAAGCGGGGCGGTGGTCCTGCAGGACCAGCTCACGCTGGCAACTTGTAACGTCATTCCAAATTGGCTTGATCTGCATGAGAAGTAGCCTTGCCCGCAGCGCGAAGATGCCCTGCCGGAGGCGTCCCGCCATGCGGGGGAGAAGTAGTCCAAGACTGACCAGGAGCACAGCAGCCGTCTCTCCGATCCAGTAGAAGCCTGTCAGTGCGGCAGCTGTTTGACTGTCGGCGCCTTCAGCTGCAATCACAGCGCCGTAGATCAGCCGGTCCAGCAGGACAAGTGCGAAGAGGACGCATCCCCCTGCGATGAGGGAAAAAGCCGACCGGAAGGCCGGTGCGTGCATTTGCGGGACGTTGCTGCGGCACACCCGGGCTATGTCGAGGCAGACCCACATGATGAAAGCGGAGCCTGTCCAGAGGAAGACTGCCATCCCGGGCTGGTCAGCGTAGGTCAGCGGCAAGTTGGGATCGGTGCCATCCACGCGGCTGGCGAGAAACCCGGCCGTCACTGTGGTGCACACGGCGGCAGCAGCGAATCTGCCCAAGACGAGCTGCCGCCGTCGTACTTCTGTATCTGTAACCGCTGCCAGCAGAATCGCCGTGCGAAACTGCCAGAACCCCAGGAGCAAGGACAAGAGGGTAACCAGCCCGACGCGGTTGTGTCCGCCAAGTAATGGATCGACGGTGTAGTAGACCGCTGGGACATAAAGGGTACAGGCGATCGCAGCGAGGATAGTCGCGCGGAAGACGCTTCCGCGGTGAGCATCGAGCGCTGTTGGAAGCCTGAGAACGGTCAGGACCCAGAGTGCGGCGGCAGGG
This region of Arthrobacter sp. DNA4 genomic DNA includes:
- the mobF gene encoding MobF family relaxase; the encoded protein is MSIARLSARSGLRYLFKTTMMDDFSGSPPDPTTYYMKAGTPQGRWIGGGLNGISKTLGDAVTETDARAVFDMAVHPLTGTPLGRPHAQSAAVENKTGQSAQRHAVIGFDLTFSVPKSVSVLWALSPHSKQQQILRTHHEAVEATLAWLEKNVIHTRAYRNGVAHIGTQGAVAAAFDHWESRTGDPQLHTHLVIANRTQRVTDGAWVTLDSRALYKAAVAASEHYNGLLFDALQRDLGCDPEIRTPLTTTHNPSQQLSGIDEELIREFSNRSRLIDLETDRLVAAWTKDHDQTPSATTTIKLRQQATLSTRAPKPESPTPLHQLSEQWQARAIAKGFQPSDVLAHTINRSRVAPFAVLDFTPDWTSAAATIARERVAGKRSTWNRWNLLAEAERVCAQIRCRTPSDRAALIDAVATAAEQQSVPLNDYRYSLPSNAGPDLQLNHRSVFDFHGSRLYTDASTLACEDAILTARKDGGGPTVRPAVIMDSLDSGPQLRVPRLHADQRTAVADVVLSGNRLDAIVGPAGTGKTTTLGAVKAVWEAEYGPGSVVGLAPAAASAEVLGQELRMVTENVTKWLHESMGHGAATRAGRFFHVQELLSSSKYSDRRSIAFAQEAARLAATHQRWRFHPNQLVIIDEASMVSTFQLAALVQQAKEAGAKILLVGDPGQLDAIDAGGVLGWLDRQRLTTPLSTIWRFNEVWERTSSLKLRAGDYSAIEDYEQHRRIRHGSYLSMLDQAYLAWQADMRSGKSSILIAADNETVNMLNERARADLVSQGVVDAELATQLTDGLQAGSGDTIIARGNNRRLIDSQGEFVRNGTMFDVRAVNRHDGSVLAVRRETGASVVLPRAYLETSVELGYATTAHRSQGLTVDTGHTVVTQGRLTRELLYVSMTRGRSENAAYVSQGDDSEHQAIDPSQQLSWRSILAEILAAEGAERTAHEVREAESRKADNLERLSAEYDYLAQIAAGEDLRRCLGKRAPLAVQELSASPSWGAAVAAWRKATAVGLHGAERIMERTVQDGHSVHDPMALLSARLRRYTKGTPTSAIGPLRESFSALGPELADMIVQVRERIRQRMESVAWAALTQDVPWKDELTAAVGATESLGGLIRDVALFRDRWGIYDSHLPLGAPPADYEWEQLQQREEIQEAIESAGSCQAAPHPAMSPSDVHRSQQVVLTSSGWQI